A window of the Falco biarmicus isolate bFalBia1 chromosome 10, bFalBia1.pri, whole genome shotgun sequence genome harbors these coding sequences:
- the TP53RK gene encoding EKC/KEOPS complex subunit TP53RK yields MAAAEAEAGGLRSGMAGAAGPVAAEAGAAGPAMAEPGAAGPVAAEAGAAGPAMAEAAAAGPAAAEAPPPPPLPGLRLVQQGAEAHVYRGLFLGRPAVAKLRVPKRYRHPALEERLSRRRTAQEARSLLRCRRAGIAAPVVYFVDYATNSIYLEDIVDSVTVQDYINSVQQSGNDTSSLLILAEKMGELLARMHDEDLIHGDLTTSNILLRSPTEKLDLVLIDFGLSFISGLPEDKGVDLYVLEKAFLSTHPDTEDMFKALLKTYAATSKKSGPVIKRLDEVRLRGRKRTMVG; encoded by the exons ATGGCGGCGGCTGAGGCGGAGGCGGGCGGCCTGCGCTCTGGCAtggccggggcggcgggccccGTGGCGGCCgaggcgggggcggcgggccccgCGATGGCCGagcccggggcggcgggccccGTGGCGGCTgaggcgggggcggcgggccccgCGATGGCCGAGGCGGCCGCCGCGGGCCCAGCGGCGGCTgaggcgccgccgccgccgccgctgccggggcTGCGGCTGGTGCAGCAGGGTGCCGAGGCGCACGTTTACCGCGGGCTCTTCCTGGGGCGGCCGGCCGTGGCCAAGCTCCGCGTCCCGAAGCGGTACCGCCACCCGGCGCTGGAGGAGCGGCTGAGCCGGCGGCGCACGGCGCAGGAGGCGCGCTCGCTGCTGCGGTGCCGGCGGGCAG GGATTGCAGCTCCAGTGGTCTACTTTGTGGATTATGCCACCAACTCCATATATCTTGAAGATATTGTTGACTCGGTTACCGTTCAAGACTATATTAATTCTGTACAACAGAGTGGAAATGATACCAGTAGCCTCCTTATCCTAGCAGAGAAGATGGGTGAGTTGTTAGCAAGAATGCACGATGAAGACCTTATCCATGGGGATCTCACAACTTCCAATATACTTCTGCGGTCACCCACGGAGAAGCTGGACTTGGTGCTGATAGACTTTGgactcagttttatttcaggtCTTCCGGAGGATAAAGGAGTTGATTTGTATGTTCTGGAAAAAGCGTTCCTTAGCACCCATCCAGACACTGAAGATATGTTTAAAGCTCTGCTAAAGACCTATGCAGCTACATCTAAAAAATCTGGTCCAGTGATCAAAAGGCTGGATGAAGTACGACtaaggggaaggaagagaacCATGGTTGGGTAG